One window of Gloeothece citriformis PCC 7424 genomic DNA carries:
- a CDS encoding glyoxalase/bleomycin resistance/dioxygenase family protein — protein sequence MALNYHDVFVTLGAIEFDRLVEFYSTLFAQNPEPFIPNVYAEFKLSGLRLGIFSPKKSHQLEFSDSAKSGMSLCFEVENLDVAIALLKDLGYPPPGDITIASHGREIYAYDPAGNRLILHQSNFN from the coding sequence ATGGCTTTGAATTATCACGATGTTTTTGTTACTTTAGGAGCTATTGAATTTGACCGTTTAGTTGAATTTTATAGCACTTTATTCGCCCAAAACCCTGAGCCTTTTATTCCTAATGTTTATGCAGAATTTAAGTTATCAGGGTTAAGATTGGGAATTTTTAGCCCGAAAAAAAGTCATCAGTTAGAATTTTCTGACTCGGCTAAAAGTGGGATGAGTTTATGTTTTGAAGTGGAAAATTTAGACGTTGCGATCGCTCTTTTAAAAGATCTAGGATATCCGCCTCCAGGAGACATAACTATTGCTTCTCATGGACGAGAAATTTATGCTTATGATCCGGCGGGAAATCGGTTAATTTTACATCAAAGTAATTTTAACTAA